ATAGAGACAGGTAGATGCAGGTGTTTAACTGCTGGTTTCAGGAATATACTTTGTATCATTCAGATTTGCTTCCTTCATATTGAATTATTTCTCAGTTAACTTTTCTCCTTAAGTTCAAGTTGTAGTATTTGCTAATATGTCCCTGGGCTGATGCATATTGAGCAAGCTTGTGTTATGTGCTTACTCCTAAACTGGTCCGGAGGAAACTGGGCTTTTATAGGCCAGACCTGGTTTATCTATCTGTCTGCCATTCCCTTTCCCAGTCAGGGAGTAAAGGTCAAATGGCAAATGCTAAGAGTAGGGAATTGGGTAGATACCTATCTATCCAAGGAAAATTGGGGTGCTCttactcaaagaaaatgaaatgacttcTGGTCAGGCAAAAATAACAGCTGTTTACTGAAGAGAAGATCAAATTAATCAGGACTAAATCCTCTCTAACTGATCCATGAACATATTATCACCTTAAAGGCTTtgagtttaaatataaaaacaaataatctcATTTGGCAGGGGATAAGAACATTCCCAGAAACAGTTTTCTTTTAAGCTTTGTTAATAATGTTCATGGGACATACTTGCTAAATTATCTTTCTATTAATCTGTACTTGGAATCACAAATATTTGAAACTAATAAGATGTGATTTTCAGCTAACTTAGATGAGTTTTGATTTCTTGTAATTGTTGTCCACCTGAAAAGTCAGACTTTCTTTAATTTATAGAAAGAAGATACCACCACAGCATGCAGACTTATTGACAAGTCAGCATATTTATTGACGAGTcagcatatttattgatttgctaaCTGAACCGTTTCAGATGGGGACTGCTGGAAGAAAtgagcaaattaaaaacaaaaaaaaaaaaaacccatgaaaacACCAGACCATTTTTCAGgatttcttcccctcccctcctggatttcttcccctcccctcccctcccctcccctgccctcccctcccctcccctcccctcccctcccctctctctctctctccctggtacAGTTTTACCTGTTTTAGGAGTACTTACAATCAATGAGattgaggaagaaaggaaagtagCTGAAGCTCCTAACTGGATGGATTAAGTAAGGAATGTAGCATTAGTGACAACAGTTTTGATTTGAAAAATGCTCCTTTGTTTAAATAAGTCTGAAGTCTGACTCCTATTCCAATTATAGAGTTGTATCCTCCATCTGTTAGGAGTGCTTTTACAACGGATTTACATGTCTGTAGACAATTAAATAGGAACTCCATAGATATATCAGGCAGATGACTGGAGACTGGGAGTCTGAAAGTAATTTTAGCCAAATGAATTTTTAGAAACAGCTAGGTTTTAATAAATGCAGACACTACCACAAGTTAATTACGATAGACTTTGTAACAAAAGTAGTTGGTAATTGAGGAtcttggcctttgatttttgtcttttttaaaatgacaatccCATCAGTGTCAGTTAGTTTTGGTgctggatatttttttttgtcattgtttaaaattattcctCTCCTTTCATGTCTTTACTGCCTCCTCCAGTTACTTTAGATGTAAACTATGAGACACTTATTTCAGATGAGCAACCTATCAGCAAAGAGAAAGACTCAGACTGACACAAAATAACCCATAATGGGAATCTGATGTATACATTACAATGAGTGTAATATATCTATACCTTTTCAAACAACCTTCACAGATGAAATTATTTGATGTTTGTGGGGAAGGATGTATGGTGTGTTTTTTTAGGTGAGTCAGTATTTATTGTAAATTAGAAATTATTCCATATTTAAATTTGACTTTATTAGAATTAGAATGCCTGTTCATTAAGGAATAGTGCCTGTTTGTAAATTATTCCTCTTCCAGAGGATAAAATTGTCTGTATTAAGAAACTGAACCGTTTCAGAGGCTTAGTATTTTAGAGTTAAGACTGTCAGTTCTAAAGCTGATAGATGCTTTCTTTTTCAAGTTGTCTTGTGAATTAACTAAGTTTAATGtccattttgtcattttctttagtCCAATCAGAAAATTAAGATGTTTTAACTTAGTTgtctttttttactttcttcagtTTATCTAGAAACCTGTTTGGAGGTTATGGCTGATAAGGCCAATCCTGGAACCCTCACTGACAATTCAGAAAGACTCTTCTCCTTTGGAGTAATAGCAGATATTCAGTATGCCGACTTAGAAGATGGATATAATTTCCAAGGAAGCCGGCGGAGGTACTATAGACATAGTCTCGTTCACTTACAGGGTGCCATAGAAGACTGGAATAAAGAAAGCAGCATGCCCTGTTGTGTCCTGCAGCTTGGAGACATTATCGATGGCTTTAACGCACAGTATAAAACATCAGAAGAGTCCCTGGAAGTTGTTATGAACACATTCAAAATGCTTAAAGTCCCAGTTCATCATACATGGGGAAATCATGAATTCTACAACTTCAGTAGAGATTATTTAACACGCTCTAAACTTAACACAAGGTTTCTAGAAGACCGGATTATAGATCATCCTGAGACCATACCCTCAGAGAATTATTATGCTTACCACTTTGTACCATTCCCTAAATTCCGGTTCATTTTACTCGATGCTTATGACTTGAGTGTCTTAGGTGTGGATCAGTCTTCTCCAAaataccagcagtgtatgaagaTACTGAGGGAGCACAATCCAAATACGGAATTGAATAGTCCTCAAGGTGAATTATTCCTTTGAGCTGAGAATCTAATACATTGTCTTTAAATTCTTCAGCTACCTTTTATTCAGCAGGAAGATGGATGATTAAGGTAAAAGTATATTGTCGCTGTTGTTCAGGGTCAGGATTTCTCCCAAGCTTTGATGTCACATGGATTGGTTACAACATGATTGAAGCTTCATTGATTTAACAGATATTTGATTGCCCATTCTGGGCAGATCACTTTGCAAGAtgtcttttttaaatgaatgaaatcaaGGGAATTGGGGTAGGAGGTGGGCAGGACAAACAATCATGTATTAGTTTTCCTTCATTGTTACAAAGTACCTGATGTAATCATCTTATAAgggggaaaggtttattttggtccaTGCCTTCAGAGAGTTCATCCCATAGTTACTTGGccttgttgctttggggcctgtggcaaggcagcacttTATGGCAGGGagcataagaaaaagaagaagcaaagagaaagaagcaggTCTGGTACCCCAGTGTTTCTGTCAAGggca
This window of the Ictidomys tridecemlineatus isolate mIctTri1 chromosome 3, mIctTri1.hap1, whole genome shotgun sequence genome carries:
- the Adprm gene encoding manganese-dependent ADP-ribose/CDP-alcohol diphosphatase isoform X1; this translates as MADKANPGTLTDNSERLFSFGVIADIQYADLEDGYNFQGSRRRYYRHSLVHLQGAIEDWNKESSMPCCVLQLGDIIDGFNAQYKTSEESLEVVMNTFKMLKVPVHHTWGNHEFYNFSRDYLTRSKLNTRFLEDRIIDHPETIPSENYYAYHFVPFPKFRFILLDAYDLSVLGVDQSSPKYQQCMKILREHNPNTELNSPQGLSEPQFVQFNGGFSQEQLNWLNEVLAFSDTNQEKVVIVSHLPIYPEASDNVCLAWNYRDALAVIWSHKCVVCFFAGHTHDGGYCEDHFGVHHVNLEGVIETAPVSQAFGTVHVYPDKMVLKGRGRVPDRIMNYKKEKALNF
- the Adprm gene encoding manganese-dependent ADP-ribose/CDP-alcohol diphosphatase isoform X2; this translates as MADKANPGTLTDNSERLFSFGVIADIQYADLEDGYNFQGSRRRYYRHSLVHLQGAIEDWNKESSMPCCVLQLGDIIDGFNAQYKTSEESLEVVMNTFKMLKVPVHHTWGNHEFYNFSRDYLTRSKLNTRFLEDRIIDHPETIPSENYYAYHFVPFPKFRFILLDAYDLSVLGVDQSSPKYQQCMKILREHNPNTELNSPQGLSEPQFVQFNGGFSQEQLNWLNEVLAFSDTNQEKVVIVKIRVLIAYYFTYVDLLWSQSIWMRPSSHLPRGLRQCVPGLELQRCSGSHLVSQVCGVFLCWSYS